From the Astyanax mexicanus isolate ESR-SI-001 chromosome 12, AstMex3_surface, whole genome shotgun sequence genome, the window TTAATAGACCTCAGCGGGAGGGAGGGGCTAAGCTCTCTGAACCACGGAAGCCCACTTAAAGCccaattaaaactcagagaaaacttttcattttcataaaaacacatcgaacttaactgtaaatttgaattagttgataaaattaattaatcacccagcactacgttatgatgatgatgatgatgatgaaactggcgtTTATCAGGACTGCTGCAggaaaaggaagagtaagagtttcttcagttgtacaggataagatcatcagagttaccagcctcaaaaaccacaagttagTCCAAAACATTAACTggtatattttcctttttttgttattattgttatatatatatatttttttttataggtcaGGGACCAATCCTGACTCTCTTCTCTCTGGAAGGCTCACCCCGACTTCGTGCATCACAGAACGTTCTCCAGAACTTCCGCATCCATGGCATACGGCCCAAACCCCAAACCTGCCATGATGCTCATGATGCCAAACCCAACCCTGATCAACCAACTTCAGATGAAATCACAGAACTGGCCATTTTTGGTGGAAAAGGCTTGCGTCTTATCAACGTTAGCCCTTGTGGGCGTGGCTTAGAGGTGGCCGGCCCTCTGATGGAGCTCCAGGATTGGGTGCTGGATGTCTCATGGCTTATGGATGAGCCCTGCCCCTTACTGGGCGTGTCCATTGCTCATAACGCTGCAATCCTACTGGAGCCCCAATCGGGGAAGGTGCTGAGCTTGTGCTCGTGTGCGGAGGCGTGTCTTCTATACTCCGCGCTTCTGATTGGACAAAGCTGGGAAGAGTCTGTGCTGGTGGGAGGGACTGTCTTTAATCAGCTTGTGTTATGGAGGCCTGGAAGGACTGGTACAGGCCGACAGTGCCAAGCTGGCACCCAAGCTTGCGCCCTAACTGACGCCCAAGTCGAGAGGCGTCTTCTGGGGCACAGCGGTGTGATTTTCAGCCTGTTTTACCTCCAGAGCTCCGGGTGGCTGGCGTCGGCTTCAGACGACCGCAGCGTCCGCTTGTGGCACGTTGGCGAGCTGAGCGGAAGTGGAGGGTGCGGAGTAGAGGTGCCCACATGCTTGCGGGTACTTTACGGGCATCAGGCTAGAGTGTTCTGCGTCAGGCTGTCCCCAGGTTGGGTGTTCAGTGCTGGGGAAGATGGCGCTTGCTTGTTGTGGGAGTGGGAAGGCGAGGGTAGAGTTGGGCGCACCTTGAAAAGCCACAGATCGGGTGGCATCAGATCACTGGCGGTCAGCAATGCCAGTGTTGGTAAGAGAAGCCGGTGGGTGGCTACTGGAGGTGCTGATGGAGGGGTACGGTTGTGGAAGGTGGTTGAGCAGAGCACTAATAGTGAACTAAAAGTGGAAGTGGAGAAAGAAGATTCTCAGATGGATTTGGGTTTTGAGGGAATCGGTTGTCCTAAAGTGGTACGTTCTGTAGGAGGAGGGCACACCGTCGTTACCTGCACTGACCAGGGCCAGGTATCTATGCGTCAGGATGGATCATGGAAGGAAATTTGGCACGGTGGACCAGATTTTCAGTCCTATTGCGTTATGGAAGTGGTTTGCATTCAAGGTGTTTGGGTTTGTGCGGTTGGCAACCTCAACGGAGGCGTTCAAGTGTTTCCTCTTCGCCAACCCGGTGGAGGAACCTTCCTGCAAGCAAGTGAGGGCAAAATCCACTCATTACAGTGGGTGGAAAGGAGGAAAGGTGCTTGCAGTAGAGGTAGTTGGTGCCTTCTAGCCTCTGGTTCAGAAGGTCTGGTCCAGAGATGGACTGTAGAAGTGGCGGAAAACGAAGAAACTGGCTTGTTTCTGGTGCTGCGCAAGATGACGCCATTCCTGTTGCCGCCCTGTGCCAAGCAATGGCTCACCGCCGCAGTTACTGTTACAATTCactctggaaaaaagaaggtgCTTTGGGTTTGTGGAGACCGTCGAGGCTCGCTGTTACTCTACAAAGATGAGAAAGAGAAAAGTCAAAGAGAGTCAGTCCAAGAAGAAGATACTCAAGAAAGAGTTGTTGGCATCAATGCGCCCATACCTCCGGTCGCCACGCTCTTTGGCGTCCATGGAAAGCAAGGTGTTACGAGTGTCTGCGAGCGCCGGGGCGTCTGTTACAGCACCGGCCGTGATGGTTGCGTACGAGTTCTGGCGCTAAACAAAGACTCCTTGAACGTACGCCGAGTCCATCATGCCTGCAAGGGAATGGACTGGTTGGAGAAGGTCTTGTTTCTGGACTGTAATCAAGGCGAGACATGGAAGGATGGAAACGTAGACGACGAAAATGAGAAGGAacatgaagaagaagaagtagaggaAAGAGAGGATAGAACCTCAGAAAGAGCACTGGAGAATGGACAAGTTGACAGAAACGTAGAAGAAAGAGATGAAGGAGATTCAGAGAAAGGAACCTTCTTCGAGGCAAGGTTCTTAATGGCCGGCTTCCACTCTGTCGAATTCGTTTTGTGGGATCCGATAAGGCAGGAGAAGGTTTTCACCGCAGCGTGTGGAGGAGGCCATCGGTCATGGGCTTATATTCCTTCGTCTGGCGACCAAACCCTCGAACAAGGTACTCTAATCTTCATCAAGCAAGGAACCATCATGGCGTCTCGTTCTTTAGCCTCATCAACAACCGAGATAAGAGGCCACACCCTGAGGGAGGGGCTTCACGGCCGTGGACTGGCATGTGTCTGTCGCCTCGGTGAACTTTCCAAACCAGGTGATTCATCTGAAAAGTGGGAGGTGCTTGTTACAGGTGGAGAGGACACCACGGTGAACGTTCTTGCGGTCAGACCTGATCAGGGCACGGTGAAAGTTCTCGCCGTTATTGCTGACCACATCTCCAACATTCGGACGCTGGCTGCAGTCCCCAGAGGAGCTAAAGGAGACGAGACAAATGGACGATGCAGAGACATGTCTTTTTCCACGCTGGTGTTTTCAGCTGGAGGGCGGGCCCAGCTGCAGTGCTACCGCCTCCTGATTGGCTGGGATGAGCAGACCAACCTCCCTACCTGTCAAGTGACTCAGATCGCTGGTCACCGATTGGACGAGAAGTGGGAGAGGAGGCGGAATCGGCACAAGACCGTGAAGATGGACCCAGAGACAAGGTATGTACTCTATATGTATGTctctacttcagtttctgaatcagtttttcttattttgctatttataggtttatgtttgagtaaaatgaacattgttgttttattctataaactacagacaacatttctcccaaattccaaataaaaatattctcatttagagcatttatttacagaaaatgagaaatgactgaaataacaaaaaagatgcagagctttcagacctcaaataatgcaaagaaaacaaattcatattcataaagttttaagagttcagaaataatcaatatttggtggaataaccctggttggtttttaatcacagtttttttatatgcatcttggcatcatgttctcctccaccagtcttacacactgcttttggataactttatgctgctttgctcctggtgtaaaaattcaagcagttcagtttggtggtttgatggtttgtgatcatccatcttcctcttgattatattccagaggtttttaatttggtaaaatcaaagaaaatcatcatttttaaatgctctcttactTTGTCCTGTACTGTAAgatttgtgtctgtgtgtttcctGGAATGAGCCACTACTGATGCTCAGTATCACTGATGAGTCTCTCTCACATCCAGTGTCTCTCCCATTGACTGATCCACTGCAGGGAGTGAATGAAGTGCTTCTGTGTTAATAGATCTGCTGTATTGATTTGTAGGTACATGTCAATGGCGGTGGTTCAGGACGGCGTGGAGGAGGTGCTCCTGGCACTCGCCTGCAGCGATGGagcagtgaggtgtgtgtgtgtgtgtgtgtgtgtgtgaacatacAATAAATTGTTTTGCATTTTGTGACACATTCTGATTAGAGATGCACAGATGTGGGAATTGAGGGGTGATGCCGATTAGTGGTGtgcaatatagccctaaaatagtatcacaatattttatggtattttctcaatagcaatactcttggcgatatgacaaaacactgaattaaaaacattattttaagaatacactactgcaacaaaataaaaatgtaattctaTTAATGCATACGATATTATATatcacacccctaataactgagatattaaaaatacaagaattttatcagatttacagtaacagaagtcaatgatccagtactaataataatacacccCAAATATCTCcttatatccagtattaaagtaaaaataaatgatactggacaaatataatctgtgtctagtagatatataatgggaaatgtgtgatgttttcttttgataaaaacagtaaaaaagtagaaccctgatgtgataattagggggggggggtgatatgGAACcatatttcaaggtataatatcaataatcacgatattccaaaatgttggcgatattattgcattcgatacaatatgatacgatatggcacacccctaatcccGATATAccaatattacaaatatattgtatctgctgatgctgatatacacatttataactttaaGAGAGActaggtgctggtcaacgaattagaataatttgaaatagtgaaaattctt encodes:
- the wdr6 gene encoding WD repeat-containing protein 6 isoform X1, whose protein sequence is MYRMTSAESCTVLESCALVAPVTALEFLRDDYLLTGQGPILTLFSLEGSPRLRASQNVLQNFRIHGIRPKPQTCHDAHDAKPNPDQPTSDEITELAIFGGKGLRLINVSPCGRGLEVAGPLMELQDWVLDVSWLMDEPCPLLGVSIAHNAAILLEPQSGKVLSLCSCAEACLLYSALLIGQSWEESVLVGGTVFNQLVLWRPGRTGTGRQCQAGTQACALTDAQVERRLLGHSGVIFSLFYLQSSGWLASASDDRSVRLWHVGELSGSGGCGVEVPTCLRVLYGHQARVFCVRLSPGWVFSAGEDGACLLWEWEGEGRVGRTLKSHRSGGIRSLAVSNASVGKRSRWVATGGADGGVRLWKVVEQSTNSELKVEVEKEDSQMDLGFEGIGCPKVVRSVGGGHTVVTCTDQGQVSMRQDGSWKEIWHGGPDFQSYCVMEVVCIQGVWVCAVGNLNGGVQVFPLRQPGGGTFLQASEGKIHSLQWVERRKGACSRGSWCLLASGSEGLVQRWTVEVAENEETGLFLVLRKMTPFLLPPCAKQWLTAAVTVTIHSGKKKVLWVCGDRRGSLLLYKDEKEKSQRESVQEEDTQERVVGINAPIPPVATLFGVHGKQGVTSVCERRGVCYSTGRDGCVRVLALNKDSLNVRRVHHACKGMDWLEKVLFLDCNQGETWKDGNVDDENEKEHEEEEVEEREDRTSERALENGQVDRNVEERDEGDSEKGTFFEARFLMAGFHSVEFVLWDPIRQEKVFTAACGGGHRSWAYIPSSGDQTLEQGTLIFIKQGTIMASRSLASSTTEIRGHTLREGLHGRGLACVCRLGELSKPGDSSEKWEVLVTGGEDTTVNVLAVRPDQGTVKVLAVIADHISNIRTLAAVPRGAKGDETNGRCRDMSFSTLVFSAGGRAQLQCYRLLIGWDEQTNLPTCQVTQIAGHRLDEKWERRRNRHKTVKMDPETRYMSMAVVQDGVEEVLLALACSDGAVRIFSVGEDSRKVELLWESFYHQRCVLSVASYSLEDIYGKQHVLLLSGATDGAVALWDLTAVLDSKSGDSWLGPSVPCLSVPVHQSGVNALVISKQRHQQTPDDIITMATGGDDGQLSVMKIKVEMNQSDQTESLCPQLLSHWSVPLAHSAPLTALTTLSSARWASASPDQRVCVWRLCDDGLHHQGAMFTHTADAAGVWAWQREEPNIEGGAYVVVCGQGLQLLKLMERRREEEEKEEEKEGKETDRLRTKEIERRKVVFGDRNKQKM
- the wdr6 gene encoding WD repeat-containing protein 6 isoform X2, with the protein product MTSAESCTVLESCALVAPVTALEFLRDDYLLTGQGPILTLFSLEGSPRLRASQNVLQNFRIHGIRPKPQTCHDAHDAKPNPDQPTSDEITELAIFGGKGLRLINVSPCGRGLEVAGPLMELQDWVLDVSWLMDEPCPLLGVSIAHNAAILLEPQSGKVLSLCSCAEACLLYSALLIGQSWEESVLVGGTVFNQLVLWRPGRTGTGRQCQAGTQACALTDAQVERRLLGHSGVIFSLFYLQSSGWLASASDDRSVRLWHVGELSGSGGCGVEVPTCLRVLYGHQARVFCVRLSPGWVFSAGEDGACLLWEWEGEGRVGRTLKSHRSGGIRSLAVSNASVGKRSRWVATGGADGGVRLWKVVEQSTNSELKVEVEKEDSQMDLGFEGIGCPKVVRSVGGGHTVVTCTDQGQVSMRQDGSWKEIWHGGPDFQSYCVMEVVCIQGVWVCAVGNLNGGVQVFPLRQPGGGTFLQASEGKIHSLQWVERRKGACSRGSWCLLASGSEGLVQRWTVEVAENEETGLFLVLRKMTPFLLPPCAKQWLTAAVTVTIHSGKKKVLWVCGDRRGSLLLYKDEKEKSQRESVQEEDTQERVVGINAPIPPVATLFGVHGKQGVTSVCERRGVCYSTGRDGCVRVLALNKDSLNVRRVHHACKGMDWLEKVLFLDCNQGETWKDGNVDDENEKEHEEEEVEEREDRTSERALENGQVDRNVEERDEGDSEKGTFFEARFLMAGFHSVEFVLWDPIRQEKVFTAACGGGHRSWAYIPSSGDQTLEQGTLIFIKQGTIMASRSLASSTTEIRGHTLREGLHGRGLACVCRLGELSKPGDSSEKWEVLVTGGEDTTVNVLAVRPDQGTVKVLAVIADHISNIRTLAAVPRGAKGDETNGRCRDMSFSTLVFSAGGRAQLQCYRLLIGWDEQTNLPTCQVTQIAGHRLDEKWERRRNRHKTVKMDPETRYMSMAVVQDGVEEVLLALACSDGAVRIFSVGEDSRKVELLWESFYHQRCVLSVASYSLEDIYGKQHVLLLSGATDGAVALWDLTAVLDSKSGDSWLGPSVPCLSVPVHQSGVNALVISKQRHQQTPDDIITMATGGDDGQLSVMKIKVEMNQSDQTESLCPQLLSHWSVPLAHSAPLTALTTLSSARWASASPDQRVCVWRLCDDGLHHQGAMFTHTADAAGVWAWQREEPNIEGGAYVVVCGQGLQLLKLMERRREEEEKEEEKEGKETDRLRTKEIERRKVVFGDRNKQKM